ATTGCTCTTCACAATTGATCGCGCCGGATCAAATTGATTTGCATCTGCTAACTTAATCGTTCTCCTGATTAGAGCAAAACGATCGAGCAGCAATTGATTAATGCGTGATAGTCGTTGCTGCTGGCTGAGATTATCCTTAGTCAAACTTCGCAACCGAACCATCGTTTGATCGACAGTTTGGATCGAATCTTCATACGGTTGTAAATATTGGCGATCCTGCGTGAGCAGATATCCCCGTTGCCCTAACTCAGCATTCTTTAGCTGTGAGAGTAAAGATTGAGTTGTCAGCAAAACCTGTTGTGTGTGATTTTCCCACCGCTTCGCCTCGCGATATCCCGCCAACGTGGAGTAGGACAGCGTTCCAATCCCGACCAGGGCTGCAAGTGAACACCAAGCGCCGATCGAGGCATTGCATGAAAAAGACCGCTTCATGTAGCGCTCCAAATCAACCGTGAGGCAGATTTTACACCGCCTGTACTCTCTCTGGGTCTACTACAAGACGGATTCTCAGGTGTGTTCTCTATCCTGAGTAAAGATATTACAAAATGTTTCAGACTCACCAGGATAGTGAACACAATGCCGCACAATAATTTCGGAAGGTCGCTAAGTCAAAACGCTTGCGTCACAGAGGTTGCCCGAACTGCTTCATTGCAGTTCTGACGAATCTCAAGCTTGACAGCCCTCAGACATCCTGAGAAGCTGAAGGCCACGGCTCCAAGCGCGTAAACTTGCAAAGCCATTTGGGGAACTCCCGTTTTAAACACACTCGGTTACATTTCCTTGGAGGAATCCATCAATGAGTATTGTCACGAAGTCAATCGTGAACGCTGACGCTGAGGCACGTTACCTCAGCCCCGGTGAATTGGATCGGATCAAAGGCTTCGTCACCACGGGTGAGCGCCGCCTGCGGATCGCACAAACCTTGACCGATTCGCGTGAGCGCATCGTTAAGCAAGCAGGTGATCAACTGTTCCAAAAGCGTCCTGATGTTGTTTCTCCTGGTGGAAACGCATACGGCGAAGAAATGACCGCTACCTGTCTGCGTGACTTGGACTACTACCTGCGTCTCGTAACCTACGGAATCGTTGCAGGTGATGTAACCCCGATCGAAGAAATCGGTATCGTCGGCGTGAGAGAAATGTACAACTCCTTGGGAACTCCGATTCCTGCGGTTGCAGAAGGCATTCGCGCTATGAAGAACGTGGCTGCTTCGTTGCTCTCCTCGGATGATGCTTCCGAAGCTGGCGCTTACTTCGACTATGTAATCGGTGCAATGCAGTAATTGCTGCCTTGATCGATTTCCTCCTTGTTTAACTAGACCACGCGACTTACGGAACTTTAACCATGCAAGACGCAATTACCTCGGTAATCAATACTTCTGACGTTCAAGGTAAGTACCTTGACTCTTCATCCCTCGAAAAGCTCAAAGGCTACTTCCAAACGGGTGAACTGCGCGTTCGTGCAGCGACCACCATCTCGGCTAACGCAGCAGCGATCGTCAAAGAAGCTGTCGCTAAGTCCTTGTTGTACTCGGACATCACCCGCCCCGGTGGAAACATGTACACCACCCGTCGTTATGCTGCTTGCATCCGCGACCTCGACTACTACCTCCGCTATGCAACCTACGCAATGTTGGCTGGAGATCCTTCGATCCTCGATGAGCGCGTGCTCAACGGATTGAAAGAAACCTACAACAGCTTGGGTGTACCCATTGCTGCTACCGTTCAATCGATCCAAGCTATGAAAGAAGTCACGGCTGGATTGGTTGGTTCTGACGCTGGTAAAGAAATGGGCGTTTACTTCGACTACATCAGCTCTGGTTTGAGCTAACTCGCGAAAGGTTGAGAATGGAGTGATCTTCGTTCTTTAGCTTTCGGACTGGTTTGGAAGTCTGGAGTGAGTATTAAGTTGTTGAGGCGTATTTAAGCTTTTACGATTTAATGTTGACTCTTGGCTTCCAACCTTTTAAACAGAGGTTTTGTGAAACCGGCGATCGTTCCAATGTGTTAAGCCGCTATTTTTAGCTGAATTGGCGATCGACTCTTTTTGAGATTTTTCTAAACTCAACTCTTGCAAGGCACTTTTTTTGCTGCGCCTTTCTTCATCTTTAGGAGAGATCCCATGAGAATGTTCAAGATTACCGCTTGTGTTCCGAGCCAAACTCGGATTCGCACACAGCGCGAACTGCAAAATACGTTCTTTACCAAGCTTGTCCCTTACGAGAACTGGTTCAAAGAACAGCAACGCATCCAAAAAATGGGTGGAAAGATTGTGAAGGTGGAACTGGCTACGGGTAAACAGGGCATGAATACAGGTCTGGCGTAAGCGAGTTCTGAATGTTTGCTAACTCTGAGCATTAGCGGGAGGTTTTAGACCTCCTTTTTTGTTGGTTGATCATAAGGTCATTTTCTACATTAATTGGAAGATCAAAGCAGAAATGTATACCCGCAATGGCTTATGTCTACGAGTGACACAATAGCTGCTCTAGCTCTACTATTTTTCTTTAACTGTATCTGTGCTTACCCTGTATTTCCAGTTTCTACGAAGACGCGAGTAGTAAAGCTTACTTTACTTAATTGGTTTTCAGAAAGTAATTCAAGTAGCGAAACAGTCTTGGTTCTACATTTAGCTTTTGCAAACTTGGGCAATCAGCCCAGTGTTTTGTTAAATGTTGGATTAGCCTTTGAAGGTAGCAGGAAGAACCGTGTACTACTTCCAGAGCAAGAAAATGAACGTAAACCGATGCTCTTGAAGCCTTCAGACATTCAGCCAGAAACCTATAAATTTGTGTGCCCAGAAAGTCTTTTTTCATTTGTTCTAGATCAGGATTCGAGGCGGCAGGAAATTAGACCGATTATCCGTTTTGAAATTCTTGATTCTACTGGAAAACACCATGAGAGAAACTTGTATGGTTGTATTGTTAAAGTTGAAAACTTCAAAGTGTGTGGTACATCATATTCACGATATGCACAAGTAACATTACACTCGTAAGCCTACTAGAGAATAATTGTGGCACGATTACCAAAATACAGCTTTATGGAAGCAAAACAGAACAACTTTCTCGCACTGATGCCGAAGCAATTTTAAAGCGTCTACCAGAGCGAATCCGATCGGCTCTGATCGCGCCATCGGAAGAAATTAGGTTTCCGATCAAAGCAGTGCTTGAGATGGCGATCGCAAGTTTTTTAGACTTGGAGGCGTTAGGTTTTGCAGATTGCAAGCCGGGGCACGGTCAGTAAGTCATTATCTAAGCATGAATCACCATACTGCTTGAAAACAATCCGTACAATAAAGGGGCGTTCTCTTTCTCATCAACTATGAAGCGGATTGTTTTGATTGTGGGGTTTGAGTTGCTTAATGCGGGATTGTATGGGCAGGTGGCGGACTTGGCTCAGGCGCGGTGTCCGGAGTTGGACGTGCGGGTGTTTAGTGATCGTTCTAGATTCAATAGCAAAGTCGAAGACGTTGAAGTGTTGAGCGTTGAAAAGCGCTATTTGTTAAGCTATGTTTAGATCGATCGCAAAATTGCTTCTATGACGAGCGAACTTCAACCCGAAAAGAACGAGCCACAAATCACGACTGAAGCAGAAACTGAGCAAGTATCCGAAAGCGATACGCTGCTCTGCCCCCACTGTAAACGCACGGCGACAAATGGAATTAAGTGCCAGGGAATCTGTGTCGCTGATAGTGATTATTAGACCGAGCTGTAAAGCGTGCTTCGGGCTGTTTGAGCCTTCCTCAACATGGCTAAAGCCTAATTTCTATTAAGACAGAAGCTTCTCGTTATTATCAGAAACTAATAGGCTTATTCAACTAACTTAACATTCTTTTTAAGCTCATCCATCTTAAAGAAGATGAGGGCGAGATCGCCATATTCATATGATTTAGAACGCTGGAACTTCTACAGAGATGCTTAGTTTTAGCGTTTGATTTCTGTTCAAATTTTGCCCAATTCACCATTTACTCAACGCAATACGATCGCGAATTCAAACCGCGATCGCAGGGTAATTCGCCTATGCAACTCCTACAAGAATATCGCTATAAATTCGTGCAATATTGGCGACGATCGCTCACATTTCGCATCGTTAGCTCCTTTGTTGCATTCGCCTTAACTGCGCTGCTGGTTGTTCTTCCTCTAAGAGCGCAGCAGCCTGTTATATTGTCAATCTTGATTCCCGCTCCAGATGTGAAGCCGTTTCCACCTCTAATTGCAGAGTTTGAGCGGCAAAACCCAGGCATTAAGATCAATATTGTTGAAGGCCCGAACTCTTCTAATTTAGTTGAGGATCTCTATTCCTCTGCATTCTTGCTTGGTGACTCGCCTTATGATCTCCTTAACATGGATATCACTTGGGTTCCCAAGTTCGCCGCAGCAGGATGGCTGCAAGATATGTCCGACATCTTGCCAGAGCCAGAGCTAGGAAAGTTCCTCAAGGGGGACATCGAAGGTGGACGGTATAAAGGTAAGCTTTATCGCTTGCCCTACCGGACGGATGTGGGAATGCTTTACTACCGATCGGACTTACTCCAGCAAGCCGGATTAAAGCCGCCGGAAACGTTCCAAGATTTGATGCAAGCCTCGAAGGCGGTTCAATCGAAAGATGCAGCGCAGTGGGGCTATGTGTGGCAGGGTCGGCAGTATGAAGGACTATCGGCGATGTTCATCGAAGTTCTGCAAGGAAATGGGGGGTTTTGGATCAATCCTCAGACCAATGAAGTGGGACTCGATCGACCTGAAGCGATCGACACGGTGAAATTCCTGGTCAGCACAATCCAACAAGGGGTTTCACCGCCAGGAGTCAACACTTACATCGAAGAAGATGCACGACGGTTATTCCAAAATGGCAACACGCTATTTATGCGCAATTGGCCCTACGCTTGGGATTTGCTGAACGGCAAAGATTCTCCGGTACGCGGCAAAGTTGGTATTAAGCCAATGATTCACGCGCCAGATGCACGCAGTGGAGCGTGCCAAGGCGGCTGGGGACTG
This genomic window from Cyanobacteria bacterium FACHB-DQ100 contains:
- a CDS encoding allophycocyanin — its product is MSIVTKSIVNADAEARYLSPGELDRIKGFVTTGERRLRIAQTLTDSRERIVKQAGDQLFQKRPDVVSPGGNAYGEEMTATCLRDLDYYLRLVTYGIVAGDVTPIEEIGIVGVREMYNSLGTPIPAVAEGIRAMKNVAASLLSSDDASEAGAYFDYVIGAMQ
- the apcB gene encoding allophycocyanin subunit beta, with protein sequence MQDAITSVINTSDVQGKYLDSSSLEKLKGYFQTGELRVRAATTISANAAAIVKEAVAKSLLYSDITRPGGNMYTTRRYAACIRDLDYYLRYATYAMLAGDPSILDERVLNGLKETYNSLGVPIAATVQSIQAMKEVTAGLVGSDAGKEMGVYFDYISSGLS
- a CDS encoding phycobilisome linker polypeptide, giving the protein MRMFKITACVPSQTRIRTQRELQNTFFTKLVPYENWFKEQQRIQKMGGKIVKVELATGKQGMNTGLA
- a CDS encoding ABC transporter substrate-binding protein, translated to MQLLQEYRYKFVQYWRRSLTFRIVSSFVAFALTALLVVLPLRAQQPVILSILIPAPDVKPFPPLIAEFERQNPGIKINIVEGPNSSNLVEDLYSSAFLLGDSPYDLLNMDITWVPKFAAAGWLQDMSDILPEPELGKFLKGDIEGGRYKGKLYRLPYRTDVGMLYYRSDLLQQAGLKPPETFQDLMQASKAVQSKDAAQWGYVWQGRQYEGLSAMFIEVLQGNGGFWINPQTNEVGLDRPEAIDTVKFLVSTIQQGVSPPGVNTYIEEDARRLFQNGNTLFMRNWPYAWDLLNGKDSPVRGKVGIKPMIHAPDARSGACQGGWGLGISSTTRHPQEARKAVQFFTSPEAQKQLAIAGAYLPTRRELYNDRELLQRYEYFPMILKVLENPALRPPIAQYAQTSDILQRYLNAALSRQISPEEAMQSAARETRSLLGA